Proteins encoded within one genomic window of Haematospirillum jordaniae:
- the nuoG gene encoding NADH-quinone oxidoreductase subunit NuoG, producing the protein MPKLTIDGIEVEVPAGTTILQAAEQIGIEIPRFCYHERLSIAGNCRMCLVEVQPGPPKPAASCAMPVADGMVVKTNSPMAVKARKGVMEFLLINHPLDCPICDQGGECDLQDQAVAFGYDRSRYREGKRAVKDKYMGPLVATEMTRCIQCTRCVRFAQEVAGVPDLGGVNRGEHMEIGTYVEKAIGSELSGNLVDLCPVGALTSKPYAFNARPWELKKTESIDVFDAIGANIRIDARGNEVLRVLPRLNESVNEEWLGDKSRHAIDGLRRQRLDTPYVRRDGKLVPATWQEAFSAIAARIRGMSGNRMAAIAGDMADAEAMIMLKDLMSALGSRSLECRQDGAALDPDNRLSWQFNSGISGIDEADAILLVGTNPRWEAPVLNARIRKRYMTGQVKIAAVGPQVDLTYRYQHLGTGPETLQALLDGRHDFMGVLKAAKKPMLILGMGALTRKDSKAVLALVSKLVESTGMVRADWNGFNVLHTVAARVGGLELGFVPGPNGRDLEGILSGAEKGEIEFVYLLGADELPMTRLGKAFVVYQGSHGDAGAMRADVILPGAAYTEKSATYLNTEGVVQRTARAVFPPGQAREDWTVIRALSEVIGRKLPQDTLAQVRDRMTAVSPVFDDDAAPPPATWSPLGQSGPVEAAPFASPIRNYYMTDPVSRASATMAECTEVYVNGNQQRKTGTHG; encoded by the coding sequence ATGCCCAAGCTGACGATTGACGGCATCGAAGTTGAAGTACCGGCCGGTACAACAATTTTGCAGGCAGCGGAGCAAATCGGGATTGAGATTCCCCGTTTTTGCTACCACGAGCGCCTGTCCATTGCCGGAAACTGCCGTATGTGCCTAGTTGAAGTGCAGCCAGGTCCACCAAAGCCTGCAGCATCCTGTGCAATGCCTGTTGCCGATGGCATGGTGGTGAAGACCAACAGCCCGATGGCTGTGAAGGCCCGCAAGGGTGTGATGGAGTTCCTGCTGATCAACCATCCGCTGGATTGCCCGATCTGTGACCAGGGTGGGGAATGTGATCTGCAAGATCAGGCTGTTGCCTTTGGCTATGATCGTTCCCGTTACCGGGAAGGCAAGCGGGCGGTCAAGGACAAGTATATGGGGCCCTTGGTGGCCACAGAAATGACCCGCTGCATACAGTGCACCCGGTGTGTACGCTTTGCGCAGGAAGTTGCCGGTGTTCCTGACCTTGGCGGGGTTAATCGCGGGGAACACATGGAGATCGGTACCTATGTGGAAAAAGCCATCGGTTCCGAGCTATCCGGCAATCTGGTTGATCTGTGCCCTGTTGGCGCGCTGACATCCAAACCTTATGCGTTCAATGCCCGTCCTTGGGAGCTCAAGAAAACGGAAAGCATCGACGTGTTTGATGCGATTGGTGCCAATATTCGTATTGATGCGCGTGGCAATGAGGTATTGCGGGTTCTTCCTCGCCTGAATGAATCGGTTAACGAAGAGTGGCTTGGTGACAAAAGCCGCCATGCCATTGATGGTTTACGCCGCCAGCGTCTTGATACGCCCTATGTTCGCAGAGATGGAAAGCTTGTCCCCGCAACGTGGCAAGAGGCATTCTCTGCGATAGCTGCTAGGATCCGGGGTATGAGCGGAAACCGCATGGCCGCCATTGCGGGTGATATGGCCGATGCCGAGGCCATGATCATGCTCAAGGATCTGATGTCAGCTCTGGGAAGCCGCAGTCTGGAATGTCGTCAGGACGGCGCTGCTCTTGATCCCGACAATCGCCTTTCGTGGCAGTTTAACTCCGGGATTTCCGGCATTGATGAAGCGGACGCCATCCTTCTGGTTGGAACCAATCCGCGGTGGGAAGCGCCCGTTCTTAACGCTCGCATTCGCAAACGTTATATGACGGGGCAGGTCAAGATCGCAGCTGTTGGGCCGCAGGTTGATCTGACGTATCGCTATCAGCATCTGGGTACGGGGCCAGAGACCCTGCAAGCCCTTCTTGACGGGCGCCATGATTTTATGGGTGTCCTTAAGGCGGCCAAAAAGCCGATGCTGATCCTCGGTATGGGGGCACTGACCCGGAAGGACAGTAAAGCTGTACTTGCCTTGGTTTCAAAGCTGGTCGAAAGCACAGGCATGGTTCGTGCTGACTGGAATGGCTTCAATGTTCTGCACACTGTGGCCGCACGCGTTGGCGGATTGGAGCTGGGCTTTGTCCCAGGACCAAACGGGCGTGATCTGGAAGGCATCTTGTCCGGTGCCGAGAAGGGAGAGATCGAGTTTGTGTATCTCTTGGGGGCAGATGAACTGCCAATGACACGCCTTGGCAAAGCTTTTGTCGTTTACCAAGGCAGCCATGGTGATGCCGGTGCCATGCGTGCCGACGTCATTCTGCCTGGAGCCGCCTATACGGAAAAAAGTGCGACGTACCTGAATACAGAGGGTGTTGTGCAACGTACGGCCCGGGCCGTTTTCCCTCCCGGTCAGGCGCGGGAAGACTGGACTGTTATAAGAGCCTTGTCCGAGGTTATCGGGCGTAAGCTTCCACAAGATACGCTTGCCCAGGTTCGCGACCGGATGACAGCTGTCAGTCCTGTATTTGATGATGACGCGGCCCCCCCGCCTGCAACGTGGAGTCCTCTTGGTCAAAGTGGACCGGTTGAGGCTGCTCCCTTCGCGAGCCCGATCAGGAATTATTACATGACAGATCCTGTCAGCCGTGCGTCGGCCACAATGGCTGAATGTACGGAGGTATACGTAAACGGCAACCAACAGCGGAAGACCGGGACCCATGGATGA
- the nuoF gene encoding NADH-quinone oxidoreductase subunit NuoF, producing the protein MLKDSDRIFTNLYGIKDPFLAGARARGDWDNTKAILEKGRDWIIEQMKQSGLRGRGGAGFPTGVKWSFMPKEVGERPHYLVVNADEGEPGTCKDRDIMRHDPHKLVEGCLIASFAMRAQAAYIYIRGEFYREAEALQKAIDEAYAAGLIGKNACGSRWDFDLYIHRGMGAYVCGEETALINSLEGKKGQPRLKPPFPAGVGVFGCPTTVNNVESIAVAPTILRRGGEWFAGLGRPNNTGTKLFCISGHVNKPCNVEEEMGIPLKELLEKHCGGVRGGWDNLLAVIPGGSSVPVLPKHICDDVLMDFDSLRAVQSGLGTAAVIVMDKSTDIIRAITRLAKFYMHESCGQCTPCREGSGWMWRVMERIAKGNADVGEIDMLFDVSKQIEGHTICALGDAAAWPIQGLIRHFRPEIEARLGRRAVAAE; encoded by the coding sequence ATGTTGAAAGACAGTGATCGTATCTTCACTAACCTTTACGGGATCAAGGATCCGTTCCTTGCCGGTGCCCGTGCCCGTGGTGATTGGGATAATACCAAGGCTATTCTTGAGAAAGGCCGTGATTGGATCATCGAGCAGATGAAGCAATCTGGCCTGCGTGGTCGTGGTGGTGCCGGTTTCCCTACCGGGGTAAAGTGGTCGTTCATGCCAAAAGAAGTCGGTGAACGACCACACTACTTGGTCGTCAATGCCGACGAAGGTGAACCGGGAACCTGCAAGGACCGTGACATTATGCGTCATGATCCTCACAAGCTTGTTGAAGGATGTTTGATAGCGTCTTTTGCAATGCGGGCCCAGGCTGCCTATATCTACATCCGCGGGGAGTTTTATCGTGAGGCCGAGGCTCTCCAGAAGGCTATAGACGAAGCTTATGCTGCCGGGCTTATCGGCAAGAATGCCTGTGGCTCCAGGTGGGATTTTGACCTTTATATCCACCGTGGAATGGGTGCGTACGTCTGTGGTGAAGAAACAGCCCTTATAAACTCCCTTGAGGGGAAAAAAGGTCAACCACGCCTGAAGCCTCCGTTTCCGGCTGGCGTTGGCGTGTTCGGATGTCCGACGACGGTCAACAATGTGGAATCTATTGCGGTTGCGCCGACTATCCTGCGCCGCGGTGGAGAATGGTTCGCGGGGTTGGGGCGTCCAAACAATACAGGGACCAAGCTGTTCTGTATTTCCGGACACGTCAACAAGCCGTGTAACGTCGAAGAAGAGATGGGCATCCCGCTCAAGGAGCTGTTAGAGAAGCATTGTGGTGGTGTCCGCGGCGGTTGGGACAACCTGCTGGCTGTGATTCCCGGTGGCTCCTCGGTTCCGGTTTTGCCGAAGCATATCTGTGACGACGTGTTGATGGACTTTGACAGCCTGCGTGCCGTTCAGTCGGGGCTTGGTACTGCTGCTGTTATTGTGATGGATAAGTCTACGGACATCATTCGCGCTATTACCCGCCTTGCAAAGTTCTATATGCATGAGAGCTGCGGGCAGTGTACGCCGTGCCGCGAGGGATCCGGGTGGATGTGGCGTGTCATGGAGCGTATTGCCAAGGGTAATGCCGATGTTGGGGAAATTGACATGCTGTTTGATGTTTCAAAGCAGATTGAGGGGCACACCATTTGTGCCCTTGGAGATGCGGCAGCATGGCCAATCCAAGGGTTGATCCGTCATTTCCGGCCGGAGATCGAGGCTCGCCTCGGTCGTCGGGCCGTCGCTGCTGAATAG
- the nuoE gene encoding NADH-quinone oxidoreductase subunit NuoE — protein sequence MSSHYPDPNVPQPDTFAFTPDMMAKAKAFIAKYPAGRQRSAVMPLLDLAQRQDGWLSRAAMDYIAGMLEIPPIKVYEVATFYTMYRLRPVGKHHVQLCTNISCWLRGSDDVKRAAEEVFGIAFGQSCAEATLEEVECAGACVNAPVAQIGDDYFEDLTYENAKSLFQSLKDGKPVKVGSQTGRQTSCPEGGPTTLKGGA from the coding sequence ATGAGTTCGCACTATCCAGATCCCAACGTACCCCAGCCGGATACGTTTGCTTTCACGCCGGACATGATGGCCAAGGCCAAGGCGTTTATTGCCAAATATCCCGCCGGACGCCAGCGCAGTGCTGTTATGCCTCTTCTGGATTTGGCACAACGGCAGGACGGGTGGCTCTCACGTGCAGCCATGGACTACATCGCCGGTATGTTGGAGATACCACCCATCAAAGTGTATGAGGTTGCGACCTTTTACACCATGTATCGGTTGCGCCCGGTCGGGAAACACCATGTTCAGCTTTGCACAAACATTTCGTGCTGGCTGCGTGGCTCCGATGATGTGAAGCGCGCGGCAGAAGAGGTGTTCGGCATTGCGTTTGGTCAGTCCTGTGCCGAGGCAACCCTGGAAGAGGTTGAGTGCGCCGGTGCATGTGTCAATGCGCCGGTTGCCCAGATTGGTGATGACTACTTCGAGGATCTGACCTACGAAAACGCTAAATCCTTGTTTCAGTCCCTGAAGGATGGAAAACCGGTCAAGGTTGGTTCGCAAACCGGCCGTCAGACCTCCTGCCCCGAAGGTGGGCCGACCACGCTGAAGGGAGGTGCCTGA